A window of the Scandinavium goeteborgense genome harbors these coding sequences:
- a CDS encoding transcriptional regulator, whose translation MNTVIQRALDIVGSQKRLADICGVSQPAVHKWLNGGSVSPEKVTAIVNATGGEIKAHEIRPDLPELFPHPNHAA comes from the coding sequence ATGAACACAGTTATTCAGCGAGCTTTAGACATCGTTGGCAGTCAGAAGCGACTCGCAGACATCTGCGGCGTTAGTCAGCCAGCCGTGCATAAGTGGCTAAACGGTGGCTCCGTATCTCCAGAAAAAGTAACCGCCATCGTCAATGCAACTGGCGGTGAGATTAAGGCTCATGAAATTCGCCCCGATCTTCCAGAACTTTTTCCGCATCCAAATCACGCCGCCTGA
- a CDS encoding XRE family transcriptional regulator has protein sequence MKTFAERLNAAMTAAGVSQGQLAEKVGISQPAIQKMTSGKTSGSRKMVEIANALGIRPEWLSSGSGEMRNDGQLPAIVTKSAPNDIFRIEVLDFCVSAGPGVINSEFVEVLRSVEYSVDDARRMFNGRQAEQVRIINVRGDSMSGTIEPGDLLFVDISVQHFDGDGIYAFIYDDTSHVKRLQKMKDKLLVISDNQTYRPWEPIEKEEMNKIFVFGKVIGSMPQTYRKHG, from the coding sequence ATGAAAACATTCGCAGAAAGACTGAACGCGGCGATGACGGCCGCAGGCGTATCTCAAGGACAACTGGCTGAAAAAGTCGGAATATCCCAGCCTGCAATTCAAAAGATGACGTCAGGAAAAACTAGCGGCAGCCGTAAGATGGTTGAGATCGCTAATGCTCTGGGAATAAGGCCGGAGTGGCTTAGCTCTGGATCTGGTGAGATGCGTAATGATGGCCAACTCCCTGCCATTGTTACGAAATCAGCTCCTAACGACATCTTCCGCATCGAAGTGCTCGATTTCTGTGTGAGTGCAGGCCCGGGCGTTATCAATAGCGAATTCGTGGAGGTTCTACGTTCTGTGGAATATTCAGTGGATGACGCGCGTCGCATGTTTAATGGTCGCCAGGCTGAACAGGTGCGAATTATAAACGTCCGTGGTGACAGCATGTCCGGAACCATTGAGCCAGGTGATTTGCTGTTCGTTGATATCAGCGTTCAGCACTTCGACGGTGACGGGATTTACGCGTTCATCTACGACGACACATCACATGTGAAGCGACTTCAGAAAATGAAGGACAAGCTACTGGTAATCTCAGATAACCAGACCTATCGGCCGTGGGAGCCGATCGAGAAGGAAGAGATGAACAAGATTTTCGTCTTCGGCAAGGTGATAGGTAGCATGCCACAGACGTACAGGAAACATGGGTAG
- a CDS encoding DUF6932 family protein, which yields MNKICFPPLLTPGFHDLDDKKVKELCVDAFPNSVRRGVLYCNYIQLIDDIRSINKQFPCFIEIWIDGSFTTEKPEPDDIDILLVIDYSILSAIPAMFHSQIEMLLNRQYIKHNYHIDLLLLYKNCPNSDYEEDRMHWRGVFCHDREDTPKGIARLPL from the coding sequence ATGAACAAAATCTGTTTTCCTCCCCTTCTTACTCCCGGTTTTCATGATCTTGATGATAAAAAGGTCAAAGAGCTTTGCGTGGATGCTTTCCCGAACTCCGTGAGAAGAGGTGTGCTATACTGTAATTACATACAGCTAATTGATGACATTAGAAGTATTAATAAGCAGTTCCCATGTTTTATTGAGATTTGGATTGATGGTTCATTTACCACTGAAAAACCGGAACCAGATGATATTGATATACTTTTGGTAATTGATTATTCAATTTTATCGGCTATTCCTGCGATGTTTCATTCGCAGATTGAGATGCTTCTCAATAGACAATACATCAAGCACAATTACCATATTGATTTGCTCCTGCTGTACAAAAACTGTCCTAACAGTGACTATGAAGAAGATAGAATGCACTGGAGAGGCGTGTTCTGCCATGATCGGGAAGACACTCCCAAGGGGATTGCGAGGCTGCCATTATGA
- a CDS encoding ERF family protein: MENKKVYAAISGVAAQLAEQGIQKARKQGSQVNYAFRGIDDVYNALAPALVKHKLVILPRYTERTSVERVSKSGGALFYITVRGDFDFVSTEDGSVHSVTTYGEAMDSGDKATNKAMSIAYKYAAFQAFCIPTEETAIDADAYAHQVQPADADQILSEFTQYASTENDGKKLQERYAETWTRLNGYADHQAKCKDVTGIRIKELKQVV, encoded by the coding sequence ATGGAAAACAAGAAGGTATATGCGGCAATCAGTGGGGTTGCCGCGCAGCTGGCTGAGCAAGGGATTCAGAAGGCCCGAAAACAAGGTAGCCAGGTTAACTATGCGTTTCGTGGTATTGACGACGTTTACAACGCATTGGCCCCTGCTCTGGTTAAACACAAGCTTGTGATACTTCCTCGCTATACGGAACGAACGAGTGTAGAGCGAGTGAGTAAAAGCGGCGGCGCGTTATTCTACATCACGGTGCGCGGGGACTTTGACTTCGTCAGCACGGAGGACGGAAGCGTCCACTCGGTCACAACCTATGGCGAGGCTATGGATAGCGGAGACAAGGCCACAAACAAGGCTATGTCGATCGCTTACAAGTACGCTGCATTTCAGGCCTTCTGCATTCCGACAGAAGAAACAGCCATTGATGCTGACGCGTATGCCCACCAGGTTCAACCTGCCGATGCCGATCAAATCCTGTCCGAATTTACCCAGTACGCCAGTACTGAGAATGATGGGAAGAAACTGCAGGAACGTTATGCCGAAACCTGGACGCGGCTTAACGGTTACGCAGATCACCAGGCTAAATGCAAAGACGTAACCGGCATTCGAATTAAAGAACTGAAACAGGTGGTATAA
- a CDS encoding phage N-6-adenine-methyltransferase, giving the protein MEEESQISIRAGYGGSNTPAEQRDLWRTPPALFTSLDAEFCFQLDAAAAPQNALCRHFITLEQNTLETSWSDYLSVPGYVWLNPPYSDITPFVKKAAAESANQIGTVMLVPADTSVGWFREAIETASEVRFITAGRLAFINPITKKPVSGNNKGSMLIIWRPFPRTHCQFTAVERDELMTFGAKLLVRREAA; this is encoded by the coding sequence ATGGAAGAAGAGAGTCAAATCTCGATCCGCGCTGGATATGGAGGAAGTAACACTCCGGCAGAACAACGCGACCTCTGGCGTACTCCACCCGCACTTTTCACTTCACTGGATGCTGAATTCTGCTTTCAGCTCGACGCAGCAGCAGCGCCTCAAAACGCGCTATGCCGTCACTTCATAACCCTCGAGCAGAACACACTAGAGACGTCGTGGAGCGATTACCTGAGCGTTCCCGGTTACGTCTGGCTGAATCCGCCTTATAGCGACATCACACCATTCGTGAAAAAAGCCGCGGCTGAGAGCGCCAACCAGATCGGCACCGTCATGCTTGTTCCTGCGGATACCTCGGTCGGATGGTTCCGTGAGGCTATCGAGACCGCAAGTGAAGTGCGCTTCATCACTGCCGGGAGGCTCGCATTTATCAACCCGATCACCAAAAAGCCTGTCAGCGGTAATAACAAGGGCAGCATGCTGATTATCTGGCGACCGTTCCCACGGACGCATTGCCAGTTCACCGCAGTTGAGCGTGACGAATTGATGACATTTGGCGCGAAACTTCTCGTCCGACGGGAGGCTGCATGA
- a CDS encoding TraR/DksA family transcriptional regulator yields MADIVDSAAEIEELQRNNALAAHRLNRNAVSAEHCSECGEDIPAPRRAAVPGCQTCAECQSIIELRNKQRGA; encoded by the coding sequence ATGGCCGACATCGTTGATTCAGCAGCTGAAATTGAAGAGTTACAACGTAACAACGCCCTCGCCGCTCACCGACTAAACCGCAACGCCGTATCAGCTGAACATTGCAGTGAATGCGGCGAAGACATCCCGGCGCCGCGGCGCGCTGCCGTTCCCGGCTGCCAGACATGCGCTGAATGCCAAAGCATTATCGAATTGAGGAATAAACAGCGAGGTGCGTGA
- a CDS encoding DUF4222 domain-containing protein has translation MFALIQRGQIYADQHGWPVLINSSTSEIVRYWRQGRINTASIDRFNNDFEYLNHREAAQIRAELEKSEHIKSLRAQRAA, from the coding sequence ATGTTTGCACTCATTCAAAGAGGTCAGATTTACGCTGACCAGCACGGTTGGCCCGTACTAATTAACAGCAGCACATCAGAAATAGTCCGCTACTGGCGACAGGGCCGGATCAACACCGCTTCAATCGACCGATTCAACAACGACTTCGAATATCTCAATCACCGTGAGGCGGCACAGATACGCGCTGAACTGGAGAAGAGCGAGCACATTAAATCGCTGCGCGCCCAGCGTGCGGCATGA
- a CDS encoding excisionase family protein: MEHIIQLTPNKWVAEKVLIAVTGLKPGTILRARKESWMVGREYVHVSPDGVPKPTSECLYNREAVDRWIENQISKQPGIDL; this comes from the coding sequence ATGGAACACATTATCCAGCTGACTCCGAATAAATGGGTAGCTGAAAAAGTGCTGATCGCGGTGACCGGCTTAAAGCCAGGAACCATTCTCAGAGCAAGAAAAGAATCTTGGATGGTCGGCAGAGAATACGTACATGTGTCCCCTGACGGCGTCCCAAAGCCAACAAGTGAGTGTCTCTATAATCGCGAAGCCGTGGATCGCTGGATAGAGAATCAAATATCAAAACAGCCGGGAATAGACCTTTGA
- a CDS encoding site-specific integrase → MVKPTYPTGVENHGGKLRIVFHYKGRRIRESLGVPDTPKNRKIAGELRTSVCFAIKTGSFNYAAQFPDSVNLRHFGLQSKEITLSDLSEKWLALKRMETSNNTMRSYESVIKIMVNWLGARKLISAVNQEDLLFLRKELLTGAHLLKGGQKKAKMGRKAPTVNGYMVITGGMFQFAASNGYIEKNPFEGISLLKKSKPEPDPLERDEFVRLIEAANHPQIKNLWSLAVYTGMRHGELCALAWEDIDLKAGTIIVRRTYTRAKEFTLPKTDSGTDRIIHLIQPAIEALKSQLELTRLGKQKKVEVKLREYGRSSTHPCTFVFNPEVTRKNPAGTNHYSVTSLSSSWEGLTKRAGIRYRNPYQSRHTYACWALAVGANPTFIATQMGHRNAQMVYIVYGAWMSENNADQVGILNQKMPATAPVVPQAVQQTAKRP, encoded by the coding sequence ATGGTAAAACCAACATATCCAACCGGCGTTGAAAACCACGGTGGAAAACTGCGTATCGTTTTCCATTACAAAGGCAGGCGCATACGCGAAAGCTTGGGCGTGCCTGATACACCGAAAAACAGAAAAATAGCTGGCGAGCTGAGGACATCAGTTTGTTTTGCGATTAAGACAGGAAGTTTTAACTACGCGGCTCAGTTTCCGGACTCTGTGAATCTGCGTCATTTCGGCCTACAGAGTAAAGAAATCACGCTGTCAGACCTGTCTGAAAAATGGCTGGCTCTGAAGAGGATGGAAACCTCAAACAACACGATGCGTAGCTACGAATCCGTGATCAAAATTATGGTGAACTGGCTTGGAGCAAGGAAGTTGATTTCAGCGGTGAACCAGGAAGATCTTTTGTTCTTGCGAAAAGAACTCCTGACCGGCGCTCACCTACTGAAGGGCGGACAGAAGAAGGCGAAAATGGGGCGAAAAGCACCTACCGTTAATGGGTACATGGTGATAACTGGTGGCATGTTCCAGTTTGCGGCATCAAATGGGTATATCGAAAAGAACCCGTTTGAAGGGATTTCGTTGTTGAAGAAATCAAAACCGGAGCCTGATCCATTAGAAAGAGATGAGTTTGTACGGTTGATAGAGGCAGCCAATCATCCGCAGATCAAGAATCTATGGTCCCTCGCTGTCTATACTGGAATGAGACATGGTGAACTTTGTGCCCTTGCCTGGGAAGACATAGATCTGAAAGCCGGGACTATCATTGTTAGAAGGACGTATACGCGCGCGAAAGAATTCACGCTGCCGAAGACAGATTCAGGCACTGATCGAATCATCCATTTGATTCAGCCGGCTATCGAAGCTCTGAAAAGCCAGCTTGAATTGACCCGGCTGGGAAAACAAAAAAAGGTCGAAGTGAAGTTGCGCGAGTACGGACGCTCAAGCACTCACCCCTGCACCTTTGTGTTTAACCCAGAGGTCACCAGAAAAAATCCGGCGGGAACGAACCACTATTCAGTAACGTCGTTGTCCTCCTCCTGGGAGGGATTGACTAAACGAGCCGGGATCAGATATCGAAATCCATATCAGTCCCGCCACACATACGCATGCTGGGCATTAGCTGTTGGGGCAAACCCGACGTTTATAGCAACTCAGATGGGGCACCGGAACGCTCAGATGGTCTACATCGTATATGGAGCATGGATGAGTGAGAACAATGCAGATCAGGTTGGGATACTAAATCAAAAAATGCCTGCTACTGCCCCAGTGGTGCCCCAGGCTGTACAACAGACAGCCAAAAGGCCATGA
- the nifJ gene encoding pyruvate:ferredoxin (flavodoxin) oxidoreductase, with translation MITTDGNGACASVAFRTSEVIAIYPITPSSTMAEQADAWAGNGLKNVWGDVPRVVEMQSEAGAIAAVHGALQTGALSTSFTSSQGLLLMIPTLYKLAGQLTPFVLHVAARTVATHALSIFGDHSDVMAVRQTGCAMLSAANVQEAQDFALISHIATLKSRVPFIHFFDGFRTSHEINKIVPLADDTILNLLPQAEIDAHRTRALNPEHPVIRGTSANPDTYFQSREATNPWYDAVYAHVEQAMNDFASATGRQYKPFEYYGHPQAERVIVLMGSAIGTCEEVVDELLTRGEKVGVLKVRLYRPFSAAHLLAEIPQSVKTLAVMDRTKEPGAHAEPLYLDVMTALAEAFNSGERETLPRVIGGRYGLSSKEFGPDCVLAVFNELSAAKPKPRFTVGIYDDVTNLSLPLPENTLPSTAKLEALFYGLGSDGSVSATKNNIKIIGNSTPWYAQGYFVYDSKKAGGLTVSHLRVSEQPVRSAYLVSQADFVGCHQLQFIDKYQMAERLKPGGIFLLNTPYSVEEVWSRLPREVQAVLNQKQARFYIVNAAKIARECGLAARINTVMQMAFFQLTQILPGDSALIELQGAIAKSYSSKGQELVERNWQALAMARELLAEVPLQPVDTNSPNRPPVVSDAAPDFVKTVTAAMLAGLGDALPVSALPPDGTWPVGTTRWEKRNIAEEIPIWKEDLCTQCNHCVAACPHSAIRAKVVSPEDMENAPASLHSLDVKSRDMRGQKYVLQVAPEDCTGCNLCVEVCPAKDRQDPSIKAINMMSRLDHVEEEKVNYDFFLDLPEIDKTKLERIDIRTSQLITPLFEYSGACSGCGETPYIKLLTQLYGDRMMIANATGCSSIYGGNLPSTPYTTDINGRGPAWANSLFEDNAEFGLGFRLSVDQHRQRVMRLLDTFADKLPAELNDALHAEATPEVRREQVASLRQHLQGVDGATELLTDADALVEKSIWLIGGDGWAYDIGFGGLDHVLSLTENVNILVLDTQCYSNTGGQASKATPLGAVTKFGEHGKRKSRKDLGVSMMMYGHVYVAQISLGAQLNQTVKAIQEAEAYPGPSLIIAYSPCEEHGYDLALSHDQMRQLTATGFWPLYRFDPRRADEGKLPLALDSRPPSDALADTLMKEQRFRRLNAQQPEVAEQLWKDAAADLQKRYDFLAQMAGKAEKSASD, from the coding sequence ATGATTACAACAGACGGTAACGGCGCATGCGCGTCGGTGGCGTTTCGCACCAGCGAAGTGATTGCCATCTACCCGATAACGCCAAGCTCAACGATGGCGGAACAGGCTGATGCCTGGGCGGGGAACGGGCTGAAAAACGTCTGGGGCGATGTGCCCCGGGTTGTCGAAATGCAGTCTGAAGCGGGCGCGATTGCCGCGGTTCACGGCGCATTGCAGACCGGCGCCCTCTCCACGTCCTTTACCTCTTCGCAGGGATTGCTGTTGATGATCCCGACGCTGTACAAACTGGCCGGGCAGCTGACGCCGTTTGTGCTGCACGTCGCGGCGCGTACCGTCGCGACCCACGCCCTGTCTATTTTTGGCGATCACTCCGATGTGATGGCCGTGCGCCAGACCGGCTGTGCGATGCTCAGCGCGGCTAATGTGCAGGAAGCGCAGGATTTTGCGCTGATTTCACATATCGCGACCCTCAAAAGCCGCGTGCCATTCATTCATTTCTTTGATGGTTTCCGCACGTCGCATGAGATCAACAAAATCGTGCCGCTGGCCGATGACACTATTCTCAATCTGCTGCCGCAAGCCGAAATCGATGCGCACCGCACTCGCGCGCTGAACCCGGAGCATCCGGTGATCCGCGGCACGTCCGCTAACCCGGACACCTACTTCCAGTCTCGTGAAGCGACCAACCCGTGGTATGACGCGGTTTACGCTCACGTCGAACAGGCGATGAATGATTTCGCCAGCGCCACTGGTCGCCAGTACAAACCGTTCGAATATTACGGCCACCCGCAGGCCGAACGCGTTATCGTTCTGATGGGTTCGGCGATTGGCACCTGCGAGGAAGTGGTTGATGAACTGCTGACCCGCGGTGAAAAAGTCGGCGTGCTGAAAGTCCGTCTGTATCGTCCGTTCTCCGCCGCTCATCTGCTGGCAGAGATCCCGCAAAGCGTGAAAACGCTGGCGGTGATGGATCGCACCAAAGAGCCTGGCGCGCACGCCGAACCTCTGTATCTCGATGTGATGACCGCCCTGGCGGAAGCCTTTAACAGCGGTGAGCGCGAAACGTTGCCGCGCGTCATTGGCGGGCGCTACGGCCTGTCGTCGAAAGAGTTCGGCCCGGACTGCGTACTGGCCGTATTCAACGAGCTGAGCGCCGCTAAACCGAAGCCGCGTTTCACCGTCGGCATTTACGACGACGTGACCAATTTGTCCCTGCCGCTGCCGGAAAACACCCTGCCGTCTACCGCCAAGCTCGAAGCGCTGTTTTACGGGCTGGGCAGCGACGGCAGCGTGTCGGCAACCAAAAACAATATCAAAATCATCGGCAACTCGACGCCGTGGTATGCCCAGGGCTATTTCGTGTATGACTCGAAAAAAGCCGGTGGTTTGACAGTGTCGCATCTGCGTGTCTCTGAACAGCCGGTGCGTTCGGCGTATCTGGTGTCGCAGGCGGATTTTGTGGGCTGTCACCAGCTGCAGTTCATCGACAAATATCAAATGGCCGAGCGCCTGAAGCCGGGTGGGATTTTCCTACTCAACACGCCTTACAGCGTCGAAGAAGTGTGGTCTCGCCTGCCGCGTGAGGTTCAGGCTGTTCTGAATCAGAAACAGGCCCGCTTTTATATCGTCAACGCGGCGAAAATCGCGCGTGAATGTGGCCTGGCGGCGCGCATCAATACCGTGATGCAAATGGCGTTCTTCCAGTTGACGCAAATTCTGCCGGGCGACAGCGCGCTGATTGAACTGCAGGGCGCGATTGCCAAAAGCTACAGCAGCAAAGGCCAGGAGCTGGTCGAGCGCAACTGGCAGGCGCTGGCGATGGCCCGCGAACTGTTGGCAGAAGTGCCGCTGCAGCCGGTCGATACCAACAGTCCGAATCGCCCACCGGTGGTTTCGGATGCCGCGCCTGATTTTGTCAAAACCGTGACGGCTGCGATGCTGGCCGGGCTTGGCGATGCATTGCCGGTTTCCGCGCTTCCGCCGGACGGCACCTGGCCGGTCGGCACCACGCGCTGGGAAAAACGCAATATCGCCGAAGAGATCCCAATCTGGAAAGAAGACCTGTGTACCCAGTGTAACCACTGCGTCGCGGCCTGTCCGCATTCGGCCATTCGCGCCAAAGTGGTGTCACCAGAGGATATGGAAAACGCACCTGCGAGCCTGCATTCGCTGGACGTGAAATCCCGCGATATGCGCGGCCAGAAATATGTGCTGCAGGTCGCACCTGAAGACTGCACCGGCTGTAATCTGTGCGTGGAAGTCTGCCCGGCGAAAGATCGTCAGGATCCAAGTATCAAAGCCATCAATATGATGTCGCGCCTCGATCACGTTGAAGAAGAGAAAGTGAATTATGACTTCTTCCTCGACCTGCCGGAAATCGACAAAACTAAACTGGAACGCATTGATATCCGTACTTCGCAGCTGATCACACCGCTGTTTGAATATTCCGGTGCTTGCTCCGGCTGCGGTGAAACGCCGTACATCAAGTTGCTGACGCAGCTGTATGGCGACCGCATGATGATCGCCAACGCCACCGGCTGTTCGTCTATTTATGGCGGCAACCTGCCCTCAACGCCCTACACCACCGACATTAACGGTCGCGGTCCGGCATGGGCAAACTCACTGTTCGAGGACAACGCCGAGTTCGGCTTAGGCTTCCGTTTATCGGTCGATCAGCACCGCCAACGCGTGATGCGTCTGCTCGACACGTTCGCGGATAAACTTCCGGCTGAGCTGAACGACGCGCTACACGCAGAGGCAACGCCGGAAGTACGTCGTGAACAGGTCGCGTCTTTACGCCAGCATTTGCAGGGCGTAGACGGCGCAACTGAGCTGCTCACCGACGCGGACGCCCTGGTGGAAAAATCCATCTGGCTGATTGGTGGCGACGGCTGGGCTTACGATATCGGCTTTGGTGGTCTCGACCACGTTCTGAGTCTGACCGAAAACGTCAATATTCTGGTGCTGGATACGCAGTGCTATTCCAATACCGGCGGCCAGGCGTCGAAAGCGACCCCGCTCGGCGCGGTGACCAAATTCGGCGAGCACGGCAAGCGTAAATCGCGCAAAGATTTGGGCGTGAGCATGATGATGTACGGGCATGTCTATGTGGCGCAAATCTCGCTCGGCGCGCAGCTTAACCAGACGGTGAAAGCGATTCAGGAAGCAGAAGCGTATCCGGGGCCGTCGCTGATCATCGCCTATAGCCCATGCGAGGAGCATGGTTACGATCTGGCGCTGAGTCACGATCAGATGCGTCAGCTCACCGCCACCGGCTTCTGGCCGCTGTATCGCTTTGATCCGCGTCGTGCTGATGAAGGCAAACTGCCGCTGGCTCTGGATTCGCGTCCACCGTCAGATGCCCTCGCCGACACGCTGATGAAAGAGCAGCGCTTCCGTCGTCTGAATGCGCAGCAGCCTGAGGTTGCCGAACAGTTGTGGAAAGACGCCGCCGCCGATTTGCAAAAACGCTACGATTTCCTTGCGCAAATGGCCGGTAAGGCGGAAAAGTCAGCCAGTGATTAA
- the ompC gene encoding porin OmpC, with amino-acid sequence MKRKVLALVIPALLTAGAVHAAEIYNKDGNKLDLYGKVDGLHYFSDSDKANGDQSYIRVGFKGETQITDQLTGYGQWEYNVQANNTEGSSDQAWTRLGFAGLKFGDYGSFDYGRNYGVLYDVEAWTDVLPEFGGDSYTKADNFMTGRANGVATYRNSDFFGLVDGLNFAVQYQGKNEGASNEAEGTASRGDMKKNSYRNDNGDGWGLSTTYDIGAGFSAGAAYASSDRTNDQQLYTTAGGEKADAWTAGLKYDANNVYLATMYSETRNMTPYGDVNGVANKTQNFEVTAQYQFDFGLRPEVSYLQSKGKDLNNIDGTSAGDQDLVKYVSVGATYYFNKNMSTYVDYKINLLDDNTFTNDNGINTDDVVALGLVYQF; translated from the coding sequence ATGAAAAGAAAAGTACTGGCACTCGTAATCCCTGCGTTATTAACTGCAGGCGCAGTTCACGCAGCAGAAATTTATAATAAAGATGGCAACAAACTTGATCTGTACGGCAAAGTTGATGGCCTGCACTACTTCTCCGATAGCGATAAAGCAAATGGCGATCAGTCCTACATCCGTGTTGGCTTCAAAGGCGAAACACAGATTACTGACCAGCTGACCGGTTACGGCCAGTGGGAATACAACGTTCAGGCGAACAACACTGAAGGTTCCAGCGATCAGGCTTGGACTCGTCTGGGCTTCGCAGGTCTGAAATTCGGCGATTACGGTTCATTCGACTACGGTCGTAACTACGGCGTACTGTACGACGTAGAAGCATGGACTGACGTCCTGCCAGAGTTCGGTGGAGACTCCTACACCAAAGCCGACAACTTCATGACGGGTCGTGCTAACGGTGTTGCAACCTACCGTAACAGCGACTTCTTCGGTCTGGTTGATGGCCTGAACTTCGCTGTTCAGTACCAGGGTAAAAACGAAGGCGCTAGCAACGAAGCTGAAGGTACTGCAAGCCGTGGCGATATGAAGAAAAATTCATATCGTAACGACAATGGCGACGGCTGGGGTCTCTCCACCACTTATGACATCGGTGCTGGCTTCAGCGCGGGTGCTGCGTACGCGTCTTCAGACCGTACCAACGATCAACAGCTCTATACCACTGCTGGCGGCGAAAAAGCTGACGCATGGACTGCTGGCCTGAAGTATGACGCGAACAACGTCTACCTCGCGACCATGTATTCTGAAACCCGTAACATGACTCCTTACGGTGATGTTAACGGTGTTGCAAACAAAACTCAGAACTTCGAAGTTACCGCACAGTACCAGTTCGACTTCGGTCTGCGTCCAGAAGTCTCTTACCTGCAGTCTAAAGGTAAGGACCTGAACAACATCGACGGCACCTCTGCTGGCGATCAGGATCTGGTTAAATACGTATCCGTGGGCGCGACTTACTACTTCAACAAAAATATGTCTACCTACGTTGATTACAAAATCAACCTGCTGGACGACAACACCTTCACCAACGATAACGGTATCAACACCGACGACGTTGTTGCTTTAGGTCTGGTTTACCAGTTCTAA
- the ttcA gene encoding tRNA 2-thiocytidine(32) synthetase TtcA: protein MSQNQETSKKDQYNLNKLQKRLRRNVGEAIADYNMIEEGDRIMVCLSGGKDSYTMLEILRNLQQSAPVNFSLIAVNLDQKQPGFPEHILPAYLETLGVEYKIVEENTYGIVKEKIPEGKTTCSLCSRLRRGILYRTATELGATKIALGHHRDDILQTLFLNMFYGGKMKGMPPKLMSDDGKHIVIRPLAYCREKDIERFAEAKAYPIIPCNLCGSQPNLQRQVIGDMLRDWDKRYPGRIETMFSAMQNVVPSHLCDTEWFDFKGLKHGAEVVNGGDLAFDREDIPLQPAGWQPEDEETDMLANRLDIVEIK from the coding sequence ATGTCGCAAAATCAAGAAACGAGCAAGAAAGACCAGTACAACCTGAACAAACTTCAAAAGCGCCTGCGTCGTAACGTGGGCGAAGCTATTGCCGACTACAACATGATTGAAGAAGGCGATCGCATTATGGTGTGCCTGTCCGGCGGCAAGGACAGCTACACGATGCTGGAAATTCTGCGTAATCTGCAGCAGAGCGCGCCGGTGAACTTCAGCCTGATCGCCGTTAACCTCGATCAGAAACAACCGGGCTTCCCGGAACACATTCTCCCGGCTTATCTCGAAACGCTTGGCGTTGAGTACAAGATTGTCGAAGAAAACACCTACGGCATCGTGAAAGAGAAGATTCCGGAAGGCAAAACCACCTGCTCACTGTGCTCACGTCTGCGCCGCGGTATTCTGTATCGCACCGCCACTGAGCTGGGCGCAACCAAAATCGCCCTCGGCCATCACCGCGACGATATCCTGCAGACGCTGTTCCTGAACATGTTCTACGGCGGAAAAATGAAAGGGATGCCGCCGAAGCTGATGAGCGACGACGGGAAGCACATTGTTATTCGCCCGCTGGCCTACTGCCGCGAGAAAGACATCGAACGTTTCGCCGAAGCGAAAGCGTATCCGATTATTCCGTGCAACCTGTGTGGCTCTCAGCCTAACCTGCAACGTCAGGTAATTGGCGATATGCTGCGCGACTGGGACAAACGTTACCCAGGCCGCATCGAAACCATGTTTAGCGCGATGCAAAACGTGGTGCCTTCGCATCTGTGCGATACCGAATGGTTCGATTTTAAAGGCCTGAAACACGGCGCAGAAGTCGTGAACGGCGGCGACCTGGCATTCGACAGAGAAGACATCCCGTTGCAGCCCGCAGGCTGGCAGCCGGAAGATGAAGAAACGGATATGCTCGCTAACCGTCTCGATATCGTCGAAATCAAGTAA